Proteins co-encoded in one Aspergillus luchuensis IFO 4308 DNA, chromosome 6, nearly complete sequence genomic window:
- a CDS encoding uncharacterized protein (COG:I;~EggNog:ENOG410PJV3;~InterPro:IPR019826,IPR002018,IPR029058;~MEROPS:MER0030934;~PFAM:PF00135,PF07859;~SECRETED:SignalP(1-28)) yields MKVYRFYRARMINMRVFLLSLLVTPILAVVGPESLGSDISILLHNDLLEADSPLVNSSVIILGDKNLEEATEACNALGESLWGSSPATPAEIKPDLEYLLYRGDYKGHQRFWILPVNSTGRTIDLKGTIAPAESSHLYPVLCTQSAPYSTEDYQNTSSQYQVTVHANNEYLTGYRDHVIFRFIGVRFATEKERWTYPEQYTGSGGNASALKYGSVCQRDENGNEENCLILNIWTPYLPRQPAEKKLRPVAFWIHGGAFTGGSPDDPYYDGGNLASRGDVVVVGISYRLGTLGFLALNDGKTNGNFGLADQIAALDWVRQNIEAFGGDPDQITIFGQSAGAASVRALLASPKAKGKFSRAIMQSNLGGLAYGTTYSRYYTIDEEMDVAANAILEETNCTAATSPVDCLRKYTASAISDLSTTARYLVVDGTYLTSPQLDLSSYTEASRVPVMMGIMRDDGAQFISYPNASESIDTFLTENDLPASVLASGLFPLATGPNATLDVFNTSARVATDGMFRCIDEATGYAGVVNNIFPEVYFYEFNRSYELEGQVYNGRVCYAPPTAGHPNGDPNLEYWKCHSGDLYYVFGNLRRLNQPFRDEYELPFEQYVLDSWASFIRTGNPNPDPELLRARGYVNTSRAVEESGAWRPLRQGDYSLRRMQWPPYQTVFNEVEQCTALDLPLNYYV; encoded by the exons atgaaggtcTACCGCTTCTACCGAGCAAGAATGATCAACATGcgtgtctttcttctttcccttctcgtGACTCCGATTCTTGCTGTGGTGGGACCTGAGTCTCTGGGGTCAGATATCTCCATTCTACTGCATAATGATCTATTAG AGGCAGATAGTCCACTGGTAAACTCAAGCGTCATAATTCTGGGTGACAAGAATTTGGAGGAAGCGACCGAAGCCTGCAATGCGCTCGGAGAGTCACTCTGGGGTAGTTCTCCGGCGACACCTGCAGAAATCAAGCCTGATCTTGAATACCTTTTATACCGTGGCGACTACAAAGGCCATCAGCGTTTCTGGATATTACCAGTCAACAGCACTGGTAGGACAATCGATCTGAAAGGAACTATTGCACCGGCAGAGAGCAGCCATCTTTACCCCGTGCTTTGCACACAGAGTGCTCCTTATTCGACAGAAGACTACCAGAACACAAGCAGCCAGTATCAAGTTACAGTGCATGCGAACAACGAATACCTCACAGG GTATCGTGATCATGTTATATTCCGGTTCATTGGTGTCCGCTTTGCTACCGAGAAAGAACGATGGACCTATCCAGAACAATATACAGGCAGTGGAGGCAACGCATCTGCTTTGAAATATGGGTCCGTGTGTCAGCGCGACGAAAATGGTAATGAAGAGAATTGTCTCATTCTGAATATCTGGACTCCTTACCTCCCTCGTCAGCCGGCAGAGAAGAAATTGAGACCAGTAGCATTCTGGATCCATGGCGGTGCCTTTACTGGCGGAAGCCCGGACGATCCATACTACGATGGAGGGAATCTTGCATCTAGGGGCgatgttgtcgttgttgGGATCAGCTACCGACTCGGAACCCTTGGCTTTCTCGCTTTGAATGATGGCAAAACCAACGGCAACTTCGGCCTCGCTGACCAAATCGCTGCCCTCGATTGGGTCCGCCAGAACATCGAAGCCTTTGGAGGTGACCCCGACCAAATCACCATTTTCGGTCAGTCTGCCGGAGCAGCCTCTGTGCGAGCGTTGCTGGCTTCGCCTAAAGCAAAGGGAAAGTTCAGCCGCGCTATCATGCAAAGCAACCTCGGGGGTCTTGCCTATGGCACCACTTACTCACGGTACTATACcattgatgaggagatggatgtaGCTGCAAACGCCATCCTGGAAGAGACTAACTGCACTGCTGCGACATCGCCTGTGGACTGTCTCAGGAAGTATACCGCCAGTGCCATATCCGATCTGTCGACCACAGCGCGATATCTCGTCGTTGATGGGACGTATCTGACCAGCCCTCAACTTGATCTCAGCAGCTACACAGAAGCATCGCGTGTACCTGTTATGATGGGCATCATGCGTGATGACGGCGCCCAGTTCATCAGCTATCCAAATGCCAGCGAGAGTATCGACACTTTCTTAACTGAGAATGACCTGCCCGCGTCTGTCCTCGCAAGCGGCCTTTTTCCTCTAGCCACCGGCCCCAATGCCACACTGGACGTGTTCAACACCTCGGCTCGTGTGGCAACTGACGGTATGTTTCGATGCATCGATGAAGCAACAGGATATGCAGGCGTCGTCAACAACATATTCCCTGAGGTATACTTCTATGAGTTCAACCGGTCCTATGAGCTCGAGGGTCAAGTATATAACGGTCGAGTATGCTATGCTCCCCCGACCGCAGGGCATCCAAACGGTGACCCGAATCTGGAATACTGGAAATGTCATTCCGGAGATCTGTACTATGTCTTTGGGAATCTGCGGCGTTTGAACCAGCCATTCAGGGATGAGTATGAGCTACCGTTCGAGCAGTACGTACTGGACTCCTGGGCCAGTTTCATTCGAACTGGTAATCCGAATCCGGATCCGGAGTTGTTGAGAGCTAGGGGCTATGTGAATACCAGCCGGGCTGTGGAGGAAAGTGGTGCGTGGCGGCCTTTGCGACAGGGGGACTATAGTTTGAGGAGAATGCAATGGCCTCCGTATCAGACTGTATTCAATGAGGTGGAGCAGTGTACTGCGTTGGACCTGCCGCTGAATTACTATGTGTGA
- a CDS encoding uncharacterized protein (COG:S;~EggNog:ENOG410PZXR): MEPTPLADAITAPVPAVDLILEDRCRDFAIADITHIIVKLPLGILNLIKEFCAVSYNPNHPRLFKEFIGKAISKAFFGDEQQLQCIKSKQIRNVEYVGYKNVQRTETPIKSPQVIVVALLEPVPGQNLKAVWKPAPELTPAKIRERARLRAMKKSVREQYRRWGLHLD; this comes from the exons ATGGAACCAACACCACTAGCTGATGCCATTACTGCTCCAGTGCCTGCAGTTGACCTGATCCTCGAAGATCGATGCCGCGATTTTGCAATAGCTGATATAACCCACATCATCGTCAA ACTTCCTTTGGGAATACTGAACTTGATAAAGGAATTTTGTGCCGTGAGCTAcaatcccaaccacccaCGGCTCTTCAAGGAATTTATCGGAAAGGCAATATCGAAGGCTTTCTTTGGTGACGAGCAGCAACTCCAGTGCATAAAGTCTAAGCAGATCAGGAACGTTGAGTACGTTGGATACAAGAACGTCCAGAGAACAGAAACTCCTATAAAGTCTCCTCAAGTCATCGTGGTGGCTCTCTTGGAACCTGTTCCCGGCCAGAACTTGAAGGCGGTTTGGAAGCCTGCCCCAGAACTCACACCTGCAAAAATTCGAGAGC GGGCTAGATTGAGGGCTATGAAGAAGTCTGTCAGAGAACAGTACAGGAGATGGGGACTACACTTGGACTGA
- a CDS encoding UbiX family flavin prenyltransferase (COG:E;~EggNog:ENOG410PNRU;~InterPro:IPR036551,IPR003382,IPR004507;~PFAM:PF02441;~go_function: GO:0003824 - catalytic activity [Evidence IEA]) has translation MKFRPRLSLPPLPHRHHHNPLRTYTSQPPPHPPSKPPNPPSQPHLRHNRLILALTGATGSIYGIRTLQTLHDLNIETHLILSKWALPTLRYECPQYTLPYLTSLATHTHSPRDLAAPISSGSYPVDGMIIAPCSMKTLAAIRMGYGEDLISRSADVCIKEGRRLVLMVRETPLSVIHLENMLALARLGVVIFPPVPGFYTRPGGIGEVVGHSVGRMLDVMGVDVDVDVNGQGVNGEGDGDGVMPREGRWVGWRK, from the coding sequence ATGAAATTCCGCCCccgcctctccctccctcccctcccccatcgccatcaccacAATCCCCTACGCACCTACAcatcccaaccaccaccacacccaccctccaaaccaccaaatcccccatcccaaccccaccTCCGACACAaccgcctcatcctcgccctaACCGGCGCCACCGGCTCCATCTACGGCATCCGCACGCTCCAAACCCTACACGACCTCAACATCGAAACGCACCTAATCCTCTCCAAATGGGCCCTCCCGACCCTCCGCTACGAATGTCCCCAATACACCCTGCCCTACCTAACCTCCCTAGCAACACACACCCACTCACCGCGCGACCTCGCCGCCCCCATCAGCAGCGGAAGCTACCCAGTAGACGGAATGATCATCGCACCGTGCAGCATGAAGACCCTCGCGGCGATACGTATGGGCTACGGCGAGGATTTGATATCCAGGTCTGCGGACGTGTGCATtaaagagggaaggagattgGTGCTCATGGTGAGGGAGACGCCGTTGAGTGTGATTCATTTGGAGAATATGCTCGCGTTGGCgaggttgggggtggtgatttTCCCGCCCGTGCCGGGGTTTTATACGAGGCCGGGGGggattggggaggtggtggggcaTAGTGTTGGGAGGATGTTGGATgtgatgggggtggatgttgatgttgatgttaaTGGTCAGGGGGTTAATGGTgaaggggatggagatggggttATGCcgagggaggggagatgggtggggtggaggaagtgA
- a CDS encoding uncharacterized protein (COG:S;~EggNog:ENOG410PRHD;~InterPro:IPR008547;~PFAM:PF05705), with protein sequence MSAPFIPDFPSIGKNIYYYEPDLVDTPIPENANTHPSLIILCPWYGGATPRRVAKYTSGYRQRYPRTSILLINTSFRDYVARSLHSIDGNITPAKHTITKTLQSTPDARILLHVFSNGGCNTVTQLARAMKSEPVNFKSALKLIIFDCCPGDSSFDRLYAAGAMALPTAQPGRAIGTAVLYSTAKVGYALQSIKAMRSIDDYRADLNDAEIFGEARRLYLYSRIDEMIPWKDVEGHMIEASRRGYPVTGVSFEDGKHCGLVMGDERRYWDAVERAWEGGKTVVWEKSRL encoded by the coding sequence ATGTCTGCTCCCTTCATCCCAGACTTTCCTTCAATCGGGAAGAacatctactactacgaGCCAGACCTTGTAGATACGCCAATACCTGAGAATGCCAACACTCACCCATCCCTAATCATCCTTTGCCCCTGGTACGGCGGCGCAACACCCCGTCGCGTGGCCAAATACACCAGCGGCTACCGCCAACGCTATCCCCGCACATCCATCCTGCTCATCAACACTTCTTTCCGCGACTATGTCGCCCGTTCATTGCACTCTATCGATGGAAACATTACTCCCGCCAAGCATACAATAACCAAGACACTGCAGTCCACTCCTGATGCCAGGATCTTGCTCCACGTGTTCTCTAACGGCGGCTGTAACACAGTCACACAACTCGCGCGAGCAATGAAGTCAGAACCAGTGAACTTCAAATCAGCGCTGAAGCTAATCATCTTCGACTGCTGTCCAGGGGATTCATCTTTCGACAGACTCTACGCTGCTGGAGCAATGGCTCTACCGACAGCTCAACCTGGTCGTGCGATTGGAACCGCAGTGCTTTATTCCACTGCTAAGGTGGGATATGCTCTGCAGAGTATTAAGGCCATGAGATCCATAGATGATTATCGTGCGGACTTGAATGATGCGGAGATCTTTGGGGAGGCGCGTAGGTTGTATCTCTATTCTAGGATTGATGAGATGATTCCCTGGAAAGATGTGGAAGGGCATATGATCGAGGCTAGTCGCAGGGGGTATCCTGTTACCGGGGTCAGCTTTGAGGATGGGAAGCATTGTGGGCTGGTCATGGGGGATGAGAGGCGGTATTGGGATGCTGTAGAACGGGcctgggagggagggaagacgGTTGTCTGGGAGAAGAGTAGGCTGTGA
- a CDS encoding UbiD family decarboxylase (COG:H;~EggNog:ENOG410PKET;~InterPro:IPR032903,IPR002830;~PFAM:PF01977;~go_function: GO:0016831 - carboxy-lyase activity [Evidence IEA]), translated as MLRILRPSRRIPSLRPSRAFSTTPLRANDSPALNFRSLLSALRAQDDLIDITQTTSPDLEIAALTRRVYETQSRAPLFHNVTDTDPETGLFKILGAPVGLRADPATRFGRLAIQIGLPQTATPLDILEKLIAAKHATPLPPTPVSASSAPCKENILHGSQIDMSKWPIPRLHPLDGGNYLATYGFHILQSPDKAWTSWSISRAMHIANTPRTITAPIMPGQHIAQVHKMWADQGAKDTPWALVLGGPPAAAFVGGMPLPAFVSEDGYIGALCGEAMEVVKCETNDLYVPANAEIVLEGRISTTEKVGEGPMGEYHGYMFSDNAVPEPKIEVDCVTYRRDPVVPICVAGLAPDETHTVWGAAISAEILDALRQAELPVKMAWMPYEAQCCWVVVSVDVERLGRMGMKKEELSKRVGEVVFGTHAGWEAPKVFVVGDDVDVTDIGQFVWALATRYRPGADELVFEEANGLPMIPYMTRASRSEVPNPGKGGKSVVNLLLPSEFEGKRPWVPGSFEGLYSEELKQKVSGRWGELFGKKW; from the coding sequence ATGCTACGCATCCTTAGACCAAGCAGACGCATCCCCTCTCTCCGCCCCTCACGGGCATTCTCCACTACACCACTCAGAGCTAATGACTCCCCCGCCCTCAACTTCCGCTCACTACTGTCCGCCCTCCGCGCTCAAGACGATCTCATCGACATCACACAGACCACCTCCCCTGATCTTGAGATCGCTGCACTGACTCGCCGCGTATATGAGACACAATCTCGTGCTCCACTATTTCACAATGTCACCGACACAGACCCAGAAACCGGTCTCTTCAAGATCCTCGGTGCTCCCGTCGGTCTCCGCGCTGACCCCGCCACCCGGTTCGGCCGTTTAGCCATTCAAATAGGCCTTCCTCAAACTGCCACCCCGCTTGACATTCTCGAGAAGCTCATTGCAGCCAAACATGCCACTCCACTACCTCCAACTCCCGTCTCAGCTTCGTCTGCTCCATGCAAGGAGAATATCCTTCACGGGTCCCAGATTGACATGAGCAAATGGCCTATTCCGCGTCTTCACCCACTTGACGGGGGCAACTACCTAGCCACATACGGATTCCATATCCTCCAGTCTCCTGATAAAGCATGGACATCGTGGTCGATCTCCCGTGCTATGCACATCGCAAACACGCCCCGCACCATCACCGCACCGATCATGCCGGGCCAACATATTGCCCAGGTGCATAAGATGTGGGCCGACCAAGGCGCCAAAGATACCCCTTGGGCACTAGTCCTAGGTGgccctcctgctgctgccttcgTGGGGGGAATGCCTCTTCCCGCATTTGTATCCGAAGATGGCTACATCGGTGCTCTCTGCGGTGAAGCAATGGAGGTGGTGAAATGCGAAACGAACGACCTCTACGTCCCCGCCAACGCAGAGATCGTGCTCGAAGGCCGCATCAGCACGACTGAGAAAGTCGGCGAAGGCCCAATGGGCGAGTATCACGGGTACATGTTCTCGGACAATGCAGTGCCCGAGCCGAAGATCGAAGTGGACTGTGTCACGTATCGACGGGATCCCGTGGTCCCGATCTGCGTGGCGGGGTTAGCGCCGGACGAGACGCACACGGTGTGGGGGGCGGCGATATCGGCGGAGATTTTGGATGCATTGCGACAGGCGGAGTTGCCGGTGAAGATGGCTTGGATGCCGTATGAGGCGCAGtgttgttgggtggtggttagtgtggatgtggagaggCTGGGGAGaatggggatgaagaaggaggagctgtCAAAGCGGGTCGGAGAGGTGGTCTTTGGCACTCATGCTGGCTGGGAAGCGCCTAAGGTGTTTGTTGTCGGggatgatgtcgatgttACGGATATTGGGCAGTTTGTGTGGGCGCTGGCGACGAGGTATCGTCCTGGGGCGGATGAATTGGTATTTGAAGAGGCAAATGGCTTGCCTATGATTCCGTATATGACCAGAGCGAGTAGGTCGGAGGTGCCGAATCCGGGGAAGGGCGGGAAGAGTGTCGTGAATCTGTTGCTGCCATCGGAGTTTGAGGGGAAGAGGCCGTGGGTGCCGGGCAGCTTTGAGGGGTTGTATTCGGAGGAATTGAAGCAGAAAGTGTCGGGTAGATGGGGTGAGCTGTTTGGGAAGAAATGGTAA
- the ITR2_2 gene encoding myo-inositol transporter (COG:F,P;~EggNog:ENOG410PG6B;~InterPro:IPR005829,IPR005828,IPR003663,IPR036259, IPR020846;~PFAM:PF00083,PF07690;~TransMembrane:11 (i52-79o99-118i125-145o151-172i184-207o213-234i306-328o340-359i371-394o406-427i480-498o);~go_component: GO:0016020 - membrane [Evidence IEA];~go_component: GO:0016021 - integral component of membrane [Evidence IEA];~go_function: GO:0022857 - transmembrane transporter activity [Evidence IEA];~go_process: GO:0055085 - transmembrane transport [Evidence IEA]): MSSEKDFGGEKAANDPKSSLDLKSDAKHIEVADNATDVEALAASVNDLPITWFVWVVALTASIAGMLFGYDTGIISGVLVVLKDDLNNRPVTNSEKEMITSLCSGGAFIGAIFAGNTADRFGRKMAIYLGCVLFVIGSVLQAAAYTIAQMAVGRVVVGLGVGSAAMVVPLYVAEIAPAGARGRLIGLNNMSITGGQVISYAIGAAFASVSHGWRYMVGLGALPALILGCMMPFCPESPRHLIYNGRMEEARSVLGRIYSSAATDEQIGALLVTIRAACDQAREINDTGSGWSKVVKLHTVGSNLRALIAACGLMVISQMSGFNALMYYSSTLFALVGFNNSTAVGLVVAGTNFIMTWVNMMVVDGWGRRRLLLATAWGMAVGMAAVAIAFHWVPVNMETLEPLNPGISPAAIVILVFVIWFVVFYGVSVGNTAWMSTDFFPLEVRAMGTMWMTCSNWGSNVIVSSTFLTMAKSMTPSGAFGFYAALCGISYVWIYFFYPEVSGLVLEEVQEVFQHGFGVRYARQLRKERKDIIEERMRSADKPIPMGH, encoded by the exons ATGTCTTCCGAGAAAGACTTTGGCGGCGAGAAAGCTGCCAATGACCCCAAGTCTAGCTTGGATCTCAAGTCAGACGCCAAACACATCGAGGTCGCCGATAATGCAACCGACGTCGAGGCGCTCGCTGCCAGCGTCAATGACTTGCCCATTACTTGGTTTGTGTGGGTAGTGGCCCTAACCGCCTCCATTGCCGGCATGTTGTTCGGTTACGACACGGGTATCATTTctggggtgttggtggtgctcAAGGACGACCTGAACAATCGTCCAGTGACCAACTCCGAGAAAGAAATGATCACCTCTCTCTGCTCCGGTGGTGCCTTCATCGGGGCGATTTTTGCTGGCAACACCGCAGACCGA TTTGGTCGCAAGATGGCCATCTATCTCGGCTGTGTTCTCTTCGTCATTGGCTCCGTGCTCCAAGCCGCCGCCTATACGATCGCGCAGATGGCGGTGGGTCGCGTGGTAGTCGGACTGGGCGTAGGCTCGGCCGCGATGGTGGTGCCGCTGTACGTTGCGGAGATCGCACCGGCGGGGGCTCGCGGTCGCTTAATTGGGCTAAACAACATGTCCATCACCGGTGGACAGGTCATCTCGTATGCGATCGGAGCGGCCTTTGCGAGCGTCAGCCACGGTTGGCGCTACATGGTCGGCCTGGGCGCTCTCCCCGCCCTTATCCTCGGCTGTATGATGCCGTTCTGTCCCGAATCACCTCGCCATCTCATCTACAACGGGCGcatggaagaagcccgcaGCGTCCTAGGCCGTATCTACAGCAGCGCCGCGACGGACGAGCAAATTGGCGCGTTGTTGGTGACGATCCGCGCGGCCTGCGATCAGGCCCGCGAGATCAACGACACGGGGAGCGGGTGGTCCAAGGTCGTGAAATTACATACCGTGGGGAGTAATCTGCGTGCCTTGATAGCGGCGTGCGGGTTAATGGTCATCTCCCAGATGAGTGGATTCAACGCCCTAATGTACTACTCTTCGACACTGTTTGCGTTGGTGGGGTTCAACAACTCGACGGCCGTGGGGCTGGTGGTCGCGGGCACCAACTTTATCATGACTTGGGTGAatatgatggtggtggatggctgGGGTCGCCGACGCTTGCTGCTCGCGACAGCCTGGGGAATGGCGGTGGGGATGGCCGCCGTTGCGATCGCCTTCCACTGGGTTCCCGTCAATATGGAGACGCTAGAACCCCTCAACCCAGGCATTTCCCCGGCGGCTATCGTCATTCTGGTGTTTGTCATCTGGTTTGTTGTGTTCTACGGTGTTTCGGTCGGCAACACCGCCTGGATGAGCACAGACTTCTTCCCATTGGAGGTGCGCGCCATGGGCACCATGTGGATGACCTGCTCCAACTGGGGCAGCAATGTTATCGTCTCCAGCACCTTCCTCACCATGGCCAAATCCATGACTCCATCCGGCGCATTTGGCTTCTACGCAGCCCTATGCGGCATTTCTTATGTCTGGATTTATTTCTTCTATCCCGAGGTCTCCGGACTCGTCCTGGAAGAAGTGCAGGAGGTGTTCCAGCACGGCTTCGGAGTCCGGTACGCCCGACAGCTGCGCAAGGAGCGAAAAGACATCATCGAAGAGCGAATGCGAAGTGCGGACAAGCCGATTCCGATGGGTCACTAG